CGCTGCCCTGCTCCTGGAAGAAGACGGCGCTGGAACTGGGCGTCCGCGGGTAGGTGTTGAACCCGAGCACGATGGACATGTCCCACGGTTCCTGGCCGACCGAGACGTCCCGGGGGCCGCCGTTGAAGAGTCCGGCGCTCCAGGGCACCTCCTCGCCCTCCGGCGGACTGTTCGCGGCGTAGTTCTGCTGGAAGGTGTTGCCCGGGACCGTCTGTATCTCGACGCCGACGCCGAGGTTCCGTTCGACCTCCTGTTTGATGAGCTCGGCGAGGGTCTGGTTGGTCTCGCTCGCGGAGCTGGCAAACAGGGAGAGCGACACGTCCTCCCCGTCGGGGCCGACCAGCGTGTCGCCGTCGTAGCGGTAGTCGGTATCCTCGATACCCCGACGCATCCGCTGCCTGGCGACCTCGCTGCCGTACAGGTCGCCGGTCCCGAAGGTGTACTGGTCCATCCCCTCCGAGACGTACCACTTCGAGAACTGCGGTTGCATGGTGTAGGCCGGTTCCGCGTACCCACGATAGAGGTTCTCCGCGAGCGTCTGCTTGTTGATGGCCATCGCGAACGCCTGCCTGACCGGAATCTCGCGGAACAGCTCCCAGCCGTTGGCCCGCATGTTGTACTTGATGGCCTGGACGAACGGCTGTGGCTGGACGTAGACGTCGACGCTCCCTAACTCCTGGAATTCCGTGGCGTTCTTCGGCGGGATGCCGACCGACGTGACCTCCCCTTCGCGCAATGCGTTGAGCCGGGAGGACTCCTCCGGGATGACCTGTATCCGGTAGGACTCGAAGTACGGGACGTTCGACCACTCCTCCCCCAGCCCCTCGACGTCGCGGAGATAGTAGTCCTCGTTGCGCGTGGTGCGGAACTGCGACTCCCGGTTCCACTCCTCGAAGGTGTAGGGCCCGAGGTTCCCCGTATACTGGAGGTTCAGTAACTCCTCGTCCTGCTGGAGGCCAACCGCGTCCTTCTCGGGGACGTACTTCTCGAGGAGTCCCTTCGGCAGGCAGTTCTGGCCCCACAGAATCGGTTTCAGCGGGAACGTCGGGTCCACCTCCGGCAGCCGAATCTCGAAGGTGAGCTCGTCCACCTGCTCGACAGGTATCGGCTCGCCCTGGCGGAACCAGTCGGTGGCGCTGGTGTAGCCCGCCCAGTTGTCCTCGCCCTGGAACACGTTGCGGATCATGTACACCCAGTCCTCGGCGGTCATCTGCCCGTAGCCGCCGCCCCACTGGAGGTTGTCACGGAGCGTAATCCGGTAGGTCTGCCCGTCCTCCGTCGAGGGTTCGGCCCACAGCGGGAACACGTTCTGGTCGTCGTCGACGGCCCACGCCCCGTCGAGCGTCAGATCCACGTACGCACCCGAGGTTGTGTCGTTCGTGTAGAGCCAGTTCAGGCCGTTGGCGTCCGACCCCGCGACGCCGACGAACTCGCCGGAGGGCTGACGCGCCCCCGACCCGTCGGTCGAACCGCCGTTGCCAGACTGCTCGGTCTGGGTCGGCCGGGCGTCGCCACCACTATCGCTCTCGCCACCGCCGAAGAGTCCACAGCCGGCGACGGACGCCGTCGCGCCGACCCCGAGCGTTTTTAAGAGGTCACGCCGATTCGGTCGGTAGAGCGACGACGGTTCCGAATCCCTGCTTGACATTATCTAGCGGAAAAGAACCGTACGATTATTAATTGTCGGTCTGTGTCGCCACCTGCGCGGCCGCGTCGGCCCCGTGACCCGCCTCCTCCAGCAGATCCCGCGTCGGCGTCACCGGAAGTCGTCGAGGCGCAACTGGTCCGGCGCAACGCCGCCGGGTTCGTCGGCCCCCAGGAGCCGCGGGAGGGCCGTCGTCGCGAACGTGAGGCCCACGACGAGCAGTATCGGCGCGAAGAAGAGCCCGTAAAAGCCCAGCACGACCGGGCCGAGGGTGTACGCGAGCATCAACAACCCGACGTGCGTGTTCTCGCCGCTGAGCAGCGGTCGCAAGAGCAGGTCCGGGACCGTGTCGACCACGACCACGGCGACGGCGAGGAAGACGAGCACGAACACCAAAAGCGACGAGTCGCCGCCAAGCACGACGGGGAGCGCGGTGATGCCAGTAAGCGGGAGGTAGACGACTTTCATGCCCACGACGGGGACCAGACTCGCGATGCCGGTCAGGGCCCCCGCCAGGGCCGGGTACGGGACCTCGACGGACGCCGGGGCCAGCGCGTTGTACCCGGAGAACGCGGCGATGGCGATGAGCGAGATGGCGACGACGTTCAACAGGTTCCCAAAGAGGACCGCCTCGAGTTCCGCGTCGACGGCCTCCAGGTACTCCCGAATCACGGCGTCGTCGTCGAAGCGCAACAGCCACTCGCGGATGCGCCCGCCGTCCACCAGGAGGTAGTAGGTGACGATGACGCTGATGAAGAGGTTCAGGAAGAAGTTCGAGACCAACGACGTCACCAGCGCCGCGTGGTCGCCGACGAACTTGATGACCGGTGAGAACTGGCCGGACTGGTAGGCTCCGTAGAGCCCCTCGATGGTCAGGTCCGGCATCGTCCCCACGTCGTCAAGCCAGGCGACGTGCGTCGCGGCCACGGTCAGGAGGTCGTACTGTTCGACGAACTGGCGGGATTCGATGACGAGCAACACGCCGGCGTAGGTCACGAGCACCAACAGCGGGAGCACGAGCGACGCCATGACGATCACCGCGCGGACGCGTGCCGGCAGTCGGAGCCGCCGCAGTGACTTGTAGAACCGCCGGGTCGAGTAATAGAGGAACACCGAAACCGTCAGCGCCGCGATGAACTGGTAGGCGAGCACCCCGATGACCAGTGTGACGAGGACGCCAAAGAGGGCGACAACGAACCGTTTCTCGTCCATATCATCTCCTGCAGGGGGGTAGAGATAAAGTTGCGGGCGACGCGTGAGATGGTCGGAACCACGAACGGACAGTGCGCTGACAGGTCGGGCCGCGAACGCGCCGACGAGCACTGCCCGGGCGAGGCTTCGATGGCCGTCACCGGTCGTTACTCTGCGAACGACTCCGAGAGCTGTTTCAGGTCCGACGTGATCTGGAAGACCTTTGCCGACTGCTGTTCGCTGGATTTCGCGATCTCGTGTATCTCCTCGTCAATTTCGGCTACTCGTTCGGCGGTCTCGTCGACCTTCGTGGCCACCTCCTCTGCGGACCGGGCTTGTTGGTCCGTTGCTTGGGACACCTCTGCCGTCCCATGTGCGGCATCCTCAACGACCTCGGCAATCTCGTCGAGTTGATTCATCACCTGTTCAGCGTTCTCGACGCCGTCGTCTATCGTCGCGATAGTCGCCTCGGCATTCCTGACCGTCTGGTCGATCGTATCCTGGATATCGGCTATCGTCGCGTCAATCTGTTGTGCCTGTTCCTGTGACTCCTCGGCCAGCGACTTCACCTCGTCGGCGACGACGGCGAACCCACTACCGGCTTCCCCCGCTCGGGCGGCCTCGATGGAGGCGTTCAACGCCAGCATATTCGTCTGGTCGGCAATGTCGTTGATGACCTCTGCCACGCCGCTAATCTGTTCCGTCCGCTCCTGTAGTTCGATGATACTCTCCTTGATCTTCTCGCCTTCTTCCTCGATTGACTCCAGATCCTCGACCGCTTCCTCGGCTGACTCTTGTCCCTCCGATGCGGCCGTCGAGGCACGTTCACTGACCGACTCCACGCGGTCGGCAGTCGCGGCGATCTCCTCGATAGTCGCACTCAAGTTCGACATCTCTTCTTGGATCTGCGAGACGTTCTCCGCCTCCAGCTCGGTCAAATCCGCGATTTCGTTGCTTCCAGAGGTCACCTCTCCAGCCAATTTCTTGAGTTCCTCGACACCATCGCGTGTGTCTTCGGCGATCTCCCGGCGGCGTTCCAGCTCATCCTCGTACACCGCTTCTCGATTACGAACGAACGACTCGACAATCGCCTGTCGGTCCAGCGTGAGCAACTTCGCCGCCGACGCCAGCGTTTCGTTATTGGTCTGGATCTCGTCTCGCACCGCTTCGACGGTCGATTCTGCGACACCCGCTTCACTGAGAATCTCGCTCACCGCTTCCTCGGTTCGGTCGGATGTCGCCTCCGCGAGAATCTCGAAGTTGGTGTGTTGCTGCCCGAGATAGAACGGGACCGGTATCTCGGATTCATCGAGGAACGTGCCGAGACCGGCCCGTGTCATGAAATAGGACTCGTCGTAGTCTCCGTAGACGAGCGAATCGAGATACGCACGCTGAATCTCCGCAAAGTCATCACTCTCAATCGAGGACTCGTCGACCGCAGTAGGGACGGTCTCATCTGCGCTCTCACTCGGACGGATCTCTTCGTCGAGGGCGTCGATCGCGGGAAGGAACGAAGCAAGCGCCCGAAGCCGCCTCACATCGCCGTCATCGAATCCGACAGCCTCTTTCAACCGCTGTATCTCGCCAGGAGAGAAATCGAGTTCTTCGACTGTCTCTCCCCCCTCGAAGTGTTCGCGCAAAGCATCCTCCCCCGTTATCTCGTCTTCTTCCAGATTCGAGCTCATAAAAAATGATGGTGGGTTCTGTGTTCCTTCTGTTTGCTTGTCGCGACCGAATTACTGGAAGGTCGATTCGTCGATGTCGTGGGAGCCGAAGTCGTAGGTGTCGACCTCAGAGTCGTAGTACTCGCCGTAACTCTGGTCCTGTTCGCCGCCTGCGATATGGGAGTCCAGCCAGTCGCGGGCGAACTCGAGGACTTCCATCGTGATGTACTCGCCGTTCTCGTGCTTTTCACGCAGCTCGGTGACTTTCGCTGCGAACTCCTCGTGCATCTCCTGGTGGCCAAAGAAGCACTCGGAGCAGTCGTCTGCGAACCCACAGCCCTCCATGAACTCTTCCTCGTCACTGAAGTGGTACTCCGTGTATCGCTCCAGCTCCCGCAGGACGTCGCCGAGTTCTTCCTCTGCTCGGCCCTCCTCCATCGCTTCGTGAAGCTCGTTCAGCACCTCGAAGAGCCGCTTGTGCTGCTTGTCGTATCGTTCGACCCCGGTACTGTAGCGTCGGTCGTCCCACTCGATCAGGGGCATATTTGGAACGTCATGACTGTTTTAGTAAAACACCTGCCCGGGTTCCCAGTCGATGAGAAAATTTGGCATTCTAACAAGTCTTCGGACGGTGGTAAAAAAGGAAGCCGGCTCAACGTCGACGGGCCAATCGAATCCTCAATGCGGAAGCCAGACCACCGTCTCTCGTCCCCACGAACGATGGTGTGCGCCGTATCTGCCGGGAGACTCTGCCTTACCCGGCCACCCAGTATCGGTACAGCCAGACCGCCGACTGTCCCAGCACGCTTCCCCGCTGGTGATGGACCAGGGCGAGCATCCGTGCCGATCGCGCTCACTCTGGTTGCAAGAGGGGGACACGGTCCTCGTGAATGATAGGCAGCGACCATTGCTGTCGTCGATAGGCACGAGCGGCAACCATCCCCGTCGACGTGGAAACGGCGCGGCGAAGACACGCCTCACACTGTCATCGAACTCGAGGGAACGGGACCGAGTACCACCTGCTTTGCCCGGGCGGGGTCGGACACGGACCGATACGCTACAAAGAACCTGACTGGGATGAGGATAAATCGACCCGGATCGGTCTCTGTCGGTCTTGGTGAAATCCGCAGAAACAGGGTCGTTTCGGGCTTTGGGGAGAACGACTGAGAGCCAGGGGTGGGATTTGAACCCACGAACTCTCGATTACAAGTCGAGTGCTTGGACCACCCAAGCTCCCCTGGCGCGTTCGCGTACGGTGATTGCGGGGGGACCGTTTAGAGAGTATCGTTTTCTACCGACTTCTCCAGTTCGACGCGGTGGTCGGTGTAGCCGTGCCGTTGGTAGAACCGGCGCGCGCCCTCGTTGCTGGCCATCATCTCGAGCGTGACCGTGTCGACGTCGTCGTCGGCCAGTCGGCCCTCGGCGGCCGACAGCAGCGCCGACCCGATGCCTCGTCCGCGGTTGCCCGGCCGGACGTAGATGTTCTCGATCGAACCCTGCGTGACGTCCTGACGGTAGCGCCCCTGGCGGACGGTGAACATCACGAACCCGACGATATCCTCGTCGACGGTCGCCACCAGCACGGACTCGTCGAAGATCCGGCCGGCGATGGACTCGCGGATAGTCCTCCGGTTGGCCGCTGCCAGCAGGTGGGACCCGTGGGCTCGCTGGTCGCTCGCGAGTTCGACCCACATGTCGACGACGGTCTCGCTCTCGCCCGTCGTGGCGGTCCGGATTTCCACACGCTGAGTGCGTGTCGAACGCGGAAAACGATTTGGTCGGCTGGGGACCTCAGACGTCACGACAGTCGGCACAGAGCAACTGGCCGTTGAACGACGAGAGGTTCTGGGTCAGCGTCCCACAGGCCGAACAGATGCCCTGGTCGTCGAAGTTGTCCTCGGCGATAGAGTCGGTCCCGTCGGTGGTCGCTGCCCGGCCCGTCGTCGCCATCTGTTCGGTCGTCTCGACGAGTTCGGTCGTCTCGCCCTCCAGCATCGACGTCGAGAGGATGTCGCTCGCGGTCAGCGTGCCCAGCGGTTCCCCCTCCTCGACCACGAGCAACCAGGACGCTGCGAGCGTGACCATCTTGTCCCGCGCCTCGGGGAGCTGTGCGTCCGGTCCGATGGCCGGCAGAGACTCGTTCATCACCTCGCCGACTGTCGCCGAGTCCGTCGCCGCCTCGCCCACGACGTGTGCGAGGATGTCGTCGCGGGTGACCCAGCCGACGGGGTCGTTCCCCCGCAGGACCAACACCGCCTCGTCGTCGCTCTGTACCAACAACTCGGTCGTCTCGAGAAGGTCGTCGGACTCGCTCGCACCGAGGAATTCCCGATCCATCACCTCCCGGACGGTCACGGAACCGTTCATGCGAGGGTGTACCACATGGCGAGTCTAAAAGATACCCCCAGTACGCTTATCACGCGCCCATCCCTAGTAGGGCAGACGTTCAGTCCTCTATGGTGACCGGCTCGCCCGTCGCCCGACAGTGTTCCAGGGCGTGTTTGGCGTCCATGCCGGCATCGGCGGCCGTCCGGCCATCGCCGACCCCGACCTTGAGCTCGACGTCGACCGTCTCCCGGACGTGCTCGATCGCGTCCTCGTAGTCGCGCCGGCCGAGCGAGGGGCAGACGGCGATGACGTTGTCGCCGCCGACGAAGAAAGACAGCGAGTCGTGGCTCTCGCGCATGTACTTCATCAGCGCGGCGTAGCCCTGTTCGATGCGGATGAACGTGTCGAACTCGTTGAGCTGGTCGGTGTACTTCTCGGTGGCGTCGTCGACGTCGAAGTGCGCCAGCTGGACGTCCGTCCCGGTCCGGAACTCCTCGTCGATGGTCTGGCCGCGCAGGACCTCCCGGCGGCCCTTGTCCTGTGCACTCCCGGCCGCCTGGAGCTGTTCCGTCGCCGTGCCGAGCGCCGAGGCGGGCGTCGTCCCCGTCGCGACGGAGAGGCTCATCGAGACGGGGTAGCGGTTCCCCACGGACTCCTGGATGAGGGCGTGGTCGTCCATGTCGAGACCGTTCGTCACCGCTATCATATTGTCGAACCTGGAGAAGAAGATGTAGCCGTCCCGGTTGCCAAACAGCTGCGCGAGGTCGGCATAGAGGCGCGACTGCATCGTCTGGAGGTCGACTTCGCGCCGCGGTTCCGGCGTCACCGTCCACGGGCCGTAATTGTCGATCTGAATGTGCGTAACCTGCGTATTCGTCACTGTCGGTAGCCGCTTGTCCTCGCTCGGCTATTGGTCTGTCGGAATCGGTCTCTGGCCGTCGGGGAGCACTTCCGGGCAGCGCAACTCGACCGTGCCGACCATCGAGTCGTAGGCCACGACGCCAGTGGCGGTCAGCTTCGGGAGGTGGTCCCGGTACAGCTCCGCCCGGACCGCGTCGACCTCGTCGTCCGGTATCGCCGACTCGCGCACGTTCCGCTTTGCCGCGAGCACCGCCCTGGCGAGGTCGCCGACGACCACCGGCCCGTCGAACCGGTCGAGCATCTCCAGCGCCCGCCGTCGCCGCTCGTCCCCGAGCAGGTCAGCGACGACGTCCGGCGGTAGCGGTCCGTCCCGTTCCGTCTCGGAGTCGTGTGTCGCCATAGAAACAGCTACAACGTACCGGAATAAGTATGTGGTGAGGTCACATGACCCACGAGAGTATCACCCGGTCAGCTGTTCCAGACGGTCCGTCGTCATCGCGTAACAGGTGCGCGTCTCGCCGTCGAGCATCGCCGCGGAGGCGCGGAAGTGAATCGCCCGTCCGGGCTGGATGAGCGCTTCCTCGGGGCCATCGATAGCGGTCGCGTGCCCCCGGATGAGCCGCGCGGGAATCTCCCACTCCAAGTCGCCGTCGTGCGTCCGCACCAGTGGCGTGGTGGTCACCTCCCGGTAGTGCTCGCGCTCGATGGGCCCGTTCGCCATCACGAGGACGTTCGCGTCCTCCCGGAGGTGCCAGTAGAGGCGCTGGTCGTCGGCCAGGTCGCGCTCGAAGAGCGCGTCGGGGAGTTTCGGCGGCTCGGGCATCGACTCCGTGAGCGTCGCTTCGACGTCCTCGGAGGTCACGGCGGCCGGGTCCATCTCGGCGACCGTCTCGGAATCGATGGCGTCGGCAGCCGGCGACGGGTGTGCCCACTCCCCGCTCTCCTCGGCGGCGTCGGCGGGCGGTTCGTCCATGGGGGTACCTGTGGCCAACTGGGAAATAAATCCACCTGCCACAACCCGGGGCACGGGTCGCGGGGTGCACGTCGAGAGGCTTCGCCCAGAGAGACGCTTTTCAGGCGTGTTCGAGCCGGTAGGGCCACCAGTCCGCCTCGCGGAGCGCCCGGCCGACGGCCTTGTGGAAGTCCGGGAAGTCCTCGAAGGACCCCTGGTCTACGTACTCGAAGATGTCTTCGACGCTGACGACCGTCTCGTAGTCGATGCGGACCGGGTGGTCGCCGTACTCCTCGACGAACGCCGCTGCCTCGAGCGGGAAGTCCTCGTCCTCGTCGATTTTCTTCGCAAGCACTGCGTGGCCGTACTTGCGTCGTCCTTCGCTACCCTCGTCCCCGTCGGGGTCGTGCGGCCAGTCCATACCGGACGGTAGGACACCGGCACAAAAAGGATTTCTCTCCCGCGGTCCGGGTTCAAAGCTCGAAGTCCGAGCCGCCTGGCCCGTCACCGCTTCCACGTCGCAGCACGGCGAGCGCACCGAAGAACACGAGCAGTGCGACCGCCACGCCGCCCGCGACGAGCGCCGTGTCGATGCCGAACACGGTCGCGGGCAGACCGGCCGGGAGGCCATCGCCGTCGGCGTCGCCGTCGCCGTCACCGTCGCCCCCTGGTTGCGAGGCCGTCCCGGTCTCGGTCCCCGGCTGTTCTGTCGGCTCGTCGCCGACCTGTGCCTCCGTGATGACGACGCTCCCGACGCTTCGATCGTTCAGCGCGACACGGTACTCGCCGGCGCTCGTGACGTCGGTCGCGAGCGTGAGGGTCCGCTGCTGGCCCGCCGGAATTCTCGTGACGGAGGCGTTGGCCGACTCGCCGTTGACGGTAATCGTCGCCTCGTAGTCGCCGGCGACGCTGCCGCTGTTCGTCACGGCGGTCTCCACGACGATCCGGCGTCCGTCCGCCGTCTGGACGGTCCTGAGGTTCGTCTCCCCGACGTCGAAGACCGGCTGGATGGTCCCGAGTGCCAGCGCGTCGAAGCTCGTCGCCCGGGCCTCGTAGACCACGGCGTCGGTCCGCTCGTCGACGACCGACGTCTCGAGCTCGGTCCAGGTCGACCCATTCTGTGCGTACAGGGCGAGCGCGTCCGTCTCGATACCGGCGTCACGGAGTGCCGTCCGATTCACCTCGATCCGCATCCGCACCGCGTCGACGCCGCCGCTCGACCCGACGGTCACGACGCCCAGCACCGAGGTCCCCTCGTCGTCCGGCAGCGTCACCGACGACGCCGACGGGCTTGTGTATTCTGTCACCCGCTGGGTGAACCGGTCCTCGCTGGCCTCGACGGTCCAGCGCTCGATGGCGAACGAACGGTTCTCGGCCGCCGGCATGTCGATGTCGTAGGGGTCGGTCGTCGGGATGCCACCGGTCCGTATCTCGACCGTCCGGCTCCCGTTGGTCTCGCTCGTTACTCGCGACGTCGCCCGTCTGGCGGTCACCTCCCCCAGTTTGCGGTCGTTGGCCTTGATGACGTACTTCCCGGGCTGGTCGAACTGGATTGCCTTCGTGATGCGTATCTCCGAGTCGGACTCGACGACCACCCGCTCGCTCGTGACCGTCGTGCCGTTGCGCCTGATGTTCACCGTGAGCCCCCCGCCGTCGCCACCGGTGTTTTTGACTCTGACCGTGACGTTGAGGTCGTCACCGACCAGCGTCTCCTTGGCCTCGAGACTCCCGCCGGGGATGAACAGGCGAGGCTCGGCCGCCGCCGGCCCGGCGACGGCGCCGGTGACCATCGCTACGACCAGGGCGAGTGCGAGGAGGCGCGTCCCAACGCCTGCAGGGGACCAATCGTGTCGCTTCATCAGCTATTTCTGTCCCGTACCAGGCGTATAAAACTGCGTGGTTGTCTCAACCGGTGTTTGAGAGCGCCGCGACTCTGGGGGTCACATTCAGGTGGACCGTGTACTGCTCACTGTCGGTCGCTGGAACACGGTGGGACCGGGATTTGAACCGAGCCGAGACGGTCCTGCTCGCGTCGCTGCGCGGGCTGCGACTCGTCGGCTTCAAACCCCAGA
The DNA window shown above is from Haloarcula halobia and carries:
- a CDS encoding AI-2E family transporter, whose translation is MDEKRFVVALFGVLVTLVIGVLAYQFIAALTVSVFLYYSTRRFYKSLRRLRLPARVRAVIVMASLVLPLLVLVTYAGVLLVIESRQFVEQYDLLTVAATHVAWLDDVGTMPDLTIEGLYGAYQSGQFSPVIKFVGDHAALVTSLVSNFFLNLFISVIVTYYLLVDGGRIREWLLRFDDDAVIREYLEAVDAELEAVLFGNLLNVVAISLIAIAAFSGYNALAPASVEVPYPALAGALTGIASLVPVVGMKVVYLPLTGITALPVVLGGDSSLLVFVLVFLAVAVVVVDTVPDLLLRPLLSGENTHVGLLMLAYTLGPVVLGFYGLFFAPILLVVGLTFATTALPRLLGADEPGGVAPDQLRLDDFR
- a CDS encoding DUF5785 family protein, whose amino-acid sequence is MDWPHDPDGDEGSEGRRKYGHAVLAKKIDEDEDFPLEAAAFVEEYGDHPVRIDYETVVSVEDIFEYVDQGSFEDFPDFHKAVGRALREADWWPYRLEHA
- a CDS encoding methyl-accepting chemotaxis protein, which produces MSSNLEEDEITGEDALREHFEGGETVEELDFSPGEIQRLKEAVGFDDGDVRRLRALASFLPAIDALDEEIRPSESADETVPTAVDESSIESDDFAEIQRAYLDSLVYGDYDESYFMTRAGLGTFLDESEIPVPFYLGQQHTNFEILAEATSDRTEEAVSEILSEAGVAESTVEAVRDEIQTNNETLASAAKLLTLDRQAIVESFVRNREAVYEDELERRREIAEDTRDGVEELKKLAGEVTSGSNEIADLTELEAENVSQIQEEMSNLSATIEEIAATADRVESVSERASTAASEGQESAEEAVEDLESIEEEGEKIKESIIELQERTEQISGVAEVINDIADQTNMLALNASIEAARAGEAGSGFAVVADEVKSLAEESQEQAQQIDATIADIQDTIDQTVRNAEATIATIDDGVENAEQVMNQLDEIAEVVEDAAHGTAEVSQATDQQARSAEEVATKVDETAERVAEIDEEIHEIAKSSEQQSAKVFQITSDLKQLSESFAE
- a CDS encoding ABC transporter substrate-binding protein; this translates as MSSRDSEPSSLYRPNRRDLLKTLGVGATASVAGCGLFGGGESDSGGDARPTQTEQSGNGGSTDGSGARQPSGEFVGVAGSDANGLNWLYTNDTTSGAYVDLTLDGAWAVDDDQNVFPLWAEPSTEDGQTYRITLRDNLQWGGGYGQMTAEDWVYMIRNVFQGEDNWAGYTSATDWFRQGEPIPVEQVDELTFEIRLPEVDPTFPLKPILWGQNCLPKGLLEKYVPEKDAVGLQQDEELLNLQYTGNLGPYTFEEWNRESQFRTTRNEDYYLRDVEGLGEEWSNVPYFESYRIQVIPEESSRLNALREGEVTSVGIPPKNATEFQELGSVDVYVQPQPFVQAIKYNMRANGWELFREIPVRQAFAMAINKQTLAENLYRGYAEPAYTMQPQFSKWYVSEGMDQYTFGTGDLYGSEVARQRMRRGIEDTDYRYDGDTLVGPDGEDVSLSLFASSASETNQTLAELIKQEVERNLGVGVEIQTVPGNTFQQNYAANSPPEGEEVPWSAGLFNGGPRDVSVGQEPWDMSIVLGFNTYPRTPSSSAVFFQEQGSVNYFGYVPESNIPELYAEASRTVDEEARRELYGEVFRRLAREQPFGFLIMESDITGAQDELVGPSETFASGWNSQTYYFDR
- a CDS encoding GNAT family N-acetyltransferase, producing the protein MEIRTATTGESETVVDMWVELASDQRAHGSHLLAAANRRTIRESIAGRIFDESVLVATVDEDIVGFVMFTVRQGRYRQDVTQGSIENIYVRPGNRGRGIGSALLSAAEGRLADDDVDTVTLEMMASNEGARRFYQRHGYTDHRVELEKSVENDTL
- a CDS encoding PGF-pre-PGF domain-containing protein; the encoded protein is MKRHDWSPAGVGTRLLALALVVAMVTGAVAGPAAAEPRLFIPGGSLEAKETLVGDDLNVTVRVKNTGGDGGGLTVNIRRNGTTVTSERVVVESDSEIRITKAIQFDQPGKYVIKANDRKLGEVTARRATSRVTSETNGSRTVEIRTGGIPTTDPYDIDMPAAENRSFAIERWTVEASEDRFTQRVTEYTSPSASSVTLPDDEGTSVLGVVTVGSSGGVDAVRMRIEVNRTALRDAGIETDALALYAQNGSTWTELETSVVDERTDAVVYEARATSFDALALGTIQPVFDVGETNLRTVQTADGRRIVVETAVTNSGSVAGDYEATITVNGESANASVTRIPAGQQRTLTLATDVTSAGEYRVALNDRSVGSVVITEAQVGDEPTEQPGTETGTASQPGGDGDGDGDADGDGLPAGLPATVFGIDTALVAGGVAVALLVFFGALAVLRRGSGDGPGGSDFEL
- a CDS encoding CBS domain-containing protein, translating into MNGSVTVREVMDREFLGASESDDLLETTELLVQSDDEAVLVLRGNDPVGWVTRDDILAHVVGEAATDSATVGEVMNESLPAIGPDAQLPEARDKMVTLAASWLLVVEEGEPLGTLTASDILSTSMLEGETTELVETTEQMATTGRAATTDGTDSIAEDNFDDQGICSACGTLTQNLSSFNGQLLCADCRDV
- a CDS encoding GTP cyclohydrolase III, translating into MTNTQVTHIQIDNYGPWTVTPEPRREVDLQTMQSRLYADLAQLFGNRDGYIFFSRFDNMIAVTNGLDMDDHALIQESVGNRYPVSMSLSVATGTTPASALGTATEQLQAAGSAQDKGRREVLRGQTIDEEFRTGTDVQLAHFDVDDATEKYTDQLNEFDTFIRIEQGYAALMKYMRESHDSLSFFVGGDNVIAVCPSLGRRDYEDAIEHVRETVDVELKVGVGDGRTAADAGMDAKHALEHCRATGEPVTIED
- a CDS encoding DUF7344 domain-containing protein; its protein translation is MATHDSETERDGPLPPDVVADLLGDERRRRALEMLDRFDGPVVVGDLARAVLAAKRNVRESAIPDDEVDAVRAELYRDHLPKLTATGVVAYDSMVGTVELRCPEVLPDGQRPIPTDQ
- a CDS encoding bacteriohemerythrin, with amino-acid sequence MPLIEWDDRRYSTGVERYDKQHKRLFEVLNELHEAMEEGRAEEELGDVLRELERYTEYHFSDEEEFMEGCGFADDCSECFFGHQEMHEEFAAKVTELREKHENGEYITMEVLEFARDWLDSHIAGGEQDQSYGEYYDSEVDTYDFGSHDIDESTFQ